One genomic segment of Pseudoalteromonas sp. GCY includes these proteins:
- a CDS encoding efflux RND transporter permease subunit, which translates to MFSKYFINRPIFAFVISIVIVLAGLAAMRSLPVAQYPEIAPPQVEVRAVYPGASADVLEQTVATPIENAITGVEGMMYMTSTSTNSGVTTIAVTFEIGTDVDQAAVDVNNRVKQVEARLPEETRRQGVVVQKTSSNFLQVHAFYSPDGTRESLWTSNYVTMNILDRVKRIPGTTNVQIFGAKDYAMRIWLRPDIMSQLQVTADDIAGAIREQNSQYAAGSIGATPTSQDAQSLVYSVTAKGRLSTAEEFENIIVRANPDGSTLRLKDVARVELGSKDYNFQGTINGKEAVLLGVFLQPGANALDVAKAVEAEIEQIKPQFPTGLAHVNSYDTTRFVEVSIREVLKTLGEAMILVFLVVYLFLQNWRATLIPTLAVPVSLLGTFAGLYMLGYSINTLTLFGMVLSIGIVVDDAIVVLENVERIMHEQGLQAREAAVKAMQEVSGPVVAIVLVLCSVFVPIAFLGGLTGELFRQFAITISISVSLSGVVALTMTPALCVLLLKHEHKQDAKFFLWFNDWFHRVTGRYVGAVSFMVRRGFVGLTLMVAMIGATVFLWQKTPSSLVPDEDQGYYMIAVFLPDGSSLERTAKVADEVIAAAKSNPANENVVAFTGMDFIGGGFKNSAATMFVTQTHWDERDVSAKELVGELFMKTAHINEALVLAFNPPPIFGLGTTGGFEVFLQNKGGSDPAKLKQGMQMIMAEAQKSPILTGIQTLWRPDAPQLKVHMDREQARAMGVNINSAFNALAANLGNYYVNDFNKFGRAWQVIMSAEAEFRMTPEDVGRIYVKNNRGEMVPISAFTDVEYSRGPETMNRYNNLSAVKLMGEAAPGYSSGQAIAEFERIANKVLPPDMTYEWTGSAFQEKQNSGTTGIALGMAVIMVFLILAALYERWSLPFSVMLALPFGTFGALVSIWIAGLTNDVYFQIGLVTLLGLASKNAILIVEYALMKYQEGWSPATAALEAARLRFRPIIMTSLAFILGVVPLVMSSGAGAGARHSVGTGVMGGMLSATFLAVFFLPLFFYWLMARRMSEKRSKQELSDEIAKHHKDEHVDTDEGLA; encoded by the coding sequence ATGTTCTCCAAATATTTCATAAACAGGCCTATTTTTGCCTTTGTTATCTCTATCGTGATAGTGCTTGCGGGGCTTGCCGCAATGCGCAGTTTGCCTGTTGCGCAGTATCCCGAAATTGCACCACCTCAAGTTGAGGTACGTGCGGTATACCCTGGTGCATCAGCGGATGTATTAGAACAAACCGTTGCAACCCCTATCGAAAACGCGATTACCGGTGTTGAAGGCATGATGTACATGACATCAACTAGTACGAACTCTGGCGTAACGACGATCGCAGTTACTTTTGAGATTGGAACGGATGTTGATCAGGCTGCCGTAGATGTAAATAACCGGGTGAAGCAAGTAGAAGCTCGTCTCCCTGAAGAAACTAGACGCCAAGGCGTTGTGGTTCAAAAGACATCTTCTAACTTCTTGCAAGTACACGCGTTCTATTCGCCAGATGGAACTCGAGAAAGTCTCTGGACATCTAACTACGTCACCATGAATATCCTTGACCGCGTCAAACGCATTCCTGGTACGACTAACGTGCAGATCTTCGGTGCTAAAGACTATGCCATGCGTATTTGGTTGCGCCCGGATATTATGAGTCAACTGCAAGTCACAGCAGACGATATTGCGGGTGCAATTAGAGAACAAAACTCTCAGTATGCAGCGGGTAGTATTGGTGCAACACCGACATCTCAAGACGCGCAATCGCTAGTTTATAGTGTCACTGCGAAAGGACGTTTATCGACGGCTGAAGAGTTCGAAAATATCATCGTTCGTGCAAACCCAGATGGCTCAACACTACGCCTTAAGGATGTTGCTCGCGTAGAGCTTGGTTCTAAAGACTATAACTTCCAAGGTACTATTAACGGTAAGGAAGCGGTATTACTCGGTGTATTCTTGCAACCGGGCGCGAATGCGCTTGACGTGGCTAAAGCAGTAGAAGCTGAAATTGAACAGATCAAACCTCAGTTCCCTACAGGTCTCGCTCACGTTAACTCTTACGACACCACACGCTTTGTAGAAGTCTCAATTCGAGAGGTGTTAAAAACGCTTGGTGAAGCAATGATCTTGGTATTCTTAGTGGTTTACCTGTTCTTGCAAAACTGGCGTGCAACGCTAATTCCAACGCTTGCAGTTCCGGTCTCGTTACTTGGTACATTTGCAGGTCTCTATATGCTCGGTTACTCGATTAACACGCTTACGCTGTTCGGCATGGTGTTATCGATTGGTATCGTGGTAGATGACGCCATCGTAGTACTTGAGAATGTCGAACGTATTATGCATGAGCAAGGCTTGCAAGCTAGAGAAGCCGCAGTTAAAGCGATGCAGGAAGTAAGCGGCCCCGTAGTCGCGATTGTATTGGTATTGTGTTCGGTGTTTGTACCTATTGCTTTCCTAGGTGGGTTAACAGGCGAACTATTCCGCCAATTTGCGATCACAATCTCCATCTCTGTAAGTTTATCCGGTGTGGTTGCACTGACGATGACGCCTGCACTTTGTGTATTGCTGCTTAAGCACGAGCACAAACAAGATGCCAAGTTTTTCTTGTGGTTCAATGATTGGTTCCATCGTGTAACCGGACGCTATGTTGGTGCGGTTAGCTTTATGGTTCGCCGTGGTTTTGTAGGCCTAACATTGATGGTAGCGATGATTGGTGCAACGGTATTCCTGTGGCAAAAAACACCAAGCTCTTTGGTACCAGACGAAGACCAAGGTTACTACATGATAGCGGTGTTCTTGCCTGACGGCTCTTCATTAGAGCGCACCGCTAAAGTGGCCGATGAAGTGATAGCTGCTGCAAAGTCTAACCCAGCTAACGAAAACGTCGTGGCGTTTACGGGGATGGACTTCATCGGTGGTGGCTTCAAAAACAGCGCGGCGACTATGTTCGTGACGCAAACACATTGGGATGAACGCGATGTGTCGGCGAAGGAACTTGTTGGTGAGCTATTTATGAAAACCGCGCATATTAACGAAGCATTAGTGCTGGCGTTTAACCCACCGCCAATTTTCGGCTTGGGTACAACAGGCGGATTTGAAGTCTTCTTGCAAAATAAAGGCGGCTCTGATCCCGCTAAATTGAAGCAAGGCATGCAGATGATCATGGCCGAGGCACAGAAGAGCCCCATCCTTACTGGCATTCAAACGCTATGGCGTCCTGATGCACCGCAGCTAAAGGTGCATATGGATCGTGAACAAGCGCGTGCCATGGGGGTTAATATCAATTCTGCGTTTAACGCACTTGCAGCCAATTTAGGTAATTACTACGTCAACGACTTCAATAAGTTTGGTCGTGCATGGCAAGTGATTATGTCCGCAGAAGCCGAGTTTAGAATGACACCGGAAGATGTTGGCCGCATTTATGTGAAAAACAATCGTGGCGAAATGGTACCAATTTCTGCATTTACGGATGTTGAATATAGTCGCGGTCCGGAAACCATGAACCGTTACAATAACTTATCTGCAGTTAAGTTAATGGGCGAAGCTGCACCTGGTTACAGCTCAGGTCAAGCTATCGCGGAGTTTGAGCGTATCGCCAACAAAGTGCTACCACCAGATATGACTTACGAGTGGACGGGTTCCGCGTTCCAAGAAAAGCAAAACTCTGGCACAACCGGTATTGCACTCGGTATGGCCGTGATCATGGTATTTTTGATCCTCGCAGCACTTTACGAGCGCTGGTCATTGCCATTCTCGGTTATGTTGGCACTCCCGTTTGGTACTTTCGGTGCGTTGGTTTCAATCTGGATCGCTGGGCTAACCAACGACGTTTACTTCCAAATTGGTTTGGTTACCCTACTTGGCCTTGCCAGTAAAAATGCCATTCTTATTGTCGAGTACGCGCTAATGAAGTATCAAGAAGGATGGAGTCCAGCAACTGCCGCCCTTGAAGCAGCAAGACTGCGTTTTAGACCTATTATCATGACTTCACTTGCTTTCATACTTGGCGTAGTTCCACTGGTTATGAGTTCTGGAGCTGGCGCAGGAGCAAGACACAGTGTAGGTACAGGCGTAATGGGTGGTATGCTCTCGGCTACCTTCCTCGCAGTATTCTTCTTGCCGCTGTTCTTCTATTGGCTAATGGCAAGACGGATGTCAGAGAAGCGTTCTAAGCAAGAACTTTCAGATGAAATCGCGAAACATCATAAAGATGAGCATGTCGATACAGATGAAGGATTAGCTTAA
- a CDS encoding efflux RND transporter periplasmic adaptor subunit, whose amino-acid sequence MYPASIRSRVKHLSFLMLTLGTLSACSEAPQQGGHAMPPAQVSVQQVTTQSVPFDIELPATLAGDKEVEIRSRVSGIIESHNFEAGQFVRAGHSLFTIEVKPFELAVDKAQAALQAAKANVEQTKRESERLERLKNERSVSKRDFDNSVSTYDIAVANLESAKVALNEAKLDLEYAKVKAPVSGIVGRELMSEGSYVSGPSVLLTELTDISTIRARFGFSEREQLAMRQDVENGSLSLPEHNEFDTTIILQDGSLYGQVGKVNFSDIRVNRFTGTSELQARIPNENGELRPGQFVRVKLSGAVRNNAVVLPQRAVLDNGTGKFVYIATKNEQGATVALPAPVKVGEWVKLNNENMWVIREGLKEGQPVIVEGMARIFFPGMPVSVSEQGE is encoded by the coding sequence ATGTATCCAGCATCAATACGCAGTCGTGTTAAACACCTATCTTTTTTAATGCTCACGTTAGGCACTTTGTCAGCGTGTTCAGAAGCACCACAGCAAGGGGGCCATGCAATGCCGCCTGCACAAGTGAGTGTACAACAAGTTACTACTCAATCAGTGCCATTCGATATCGAACTGCCAGCAACCCTTGCGGGTGATAAGGAAGTAGAAATTCGCTCTCGAGTTTCTGGGATCATCGAATCTCACAACTTTGAGGCGGGCCAGTTTGTGAGAGCTGGTCATTCACTATTTACCATTGAGGTTAAGCCATTTGAATTGGCTGTAGATAAAGCGCAAGCAGCACTCCAGGCAGCGAAAGCAAACGTTGAACAAACTAAGCGTGAAAGTGAAAGGCTTGAGCGCCTTAAGAATGAGCGCTCGGTATCAAAGCGTGACTTTGATAATTCAGTCTCTACCTACGATATTGCAGTTGCGAATTTGGAATCTGCAAAAGTGGCATTAAATGAAGCTAAGCTAGACCTTGAATATGCCAAAGTTAAAGCACCTGTTTCGGGTATTGTGGGCCGTGAACTGATGTCAGAAGGCAGTTATGTTTCTGGTCCGAGTGTACTATTAACTGAACTTACCGACATCAGCACTATTCGTGCACGCTTCGGGTTTTCTGAACGTGAGCAACTAGCAATGCGCCAAGATGTAGAAAATGGTTCACTGTCATTACCTGAACACAATGAGTTTGATACCACGATTATTCTGCAAGACGGTTCACTATACGGGCAAGTCGGTAAAGTAAACTTTAGCGACATTCGCGTAAACCGCTTCACGGGTACCAGTGAGTTACAAGCTCGTATTCCTAATGAAAATGGCGAGTTAAGACCGGGTCAGTTTGTTCGAGTTAAGCTCTCTGGTGCGGTACGCAATAATGCCGTTGTACTTCCACAAAGAGCAGTACTAGACAACGGTACGGGGAAATTTGTGTACATTGCTACCAAAAATGAACAAGGCGCAACCGTAGCCCTACCTGCGCCGGTCAAAGTTGGTGAATGGGTCAAGCTTAATAATGAGAATATGTGGGTTATTCGCGAAGGCTTAAAAGAAGGCCAACCTGTCATCGTTGAAGGTATGGCGAGGATCTTCTTCCCTGGTATGCCAGTGTCTGTGAGCGAGCAAGGAGAATAA
- a CDS encoding TetR/AcrR family transcriptional regulator encodes MTQLSPKQQSILCAAIEEFAQKGLQATTMESISQSAEVSKRTLYKHYSTKDELFDAVVELLIERIKPITAIQFIPNYDFSVQLQHLAKSAMTLLNDEDYMRLSRIVMIESMRSFEQAQNLNEKFSHCEAAMIQWFEDAANSGCLGSFDADFAAAYFWGALKKLGYWERAIKWQAPLPEAELDILVEKAVALFCNGVTQPQ; translated from the coding sequence ATGACGCAACTTTCACCAAAACAGCAGTCAATTTTATGTGCAGCGATAGAAGAGTTCGCTCAAAAAGGCTTGCAGGCGACGACGATGGAGTCGATCAGTCAATCAGCGGAAGTATCAAAGCGCACGTTATACAAGCATTACTCGACCAAAGACGAGCTCTTTGATGCCGTTGTTGAGCTGTTAATTGAGCGGATTAAGCCGATAACTGCGATACAGTTTATCCCAAACTATGACTTTTCAGTGCAATTGCAACATCTTGCGAAAAGCGCAATGACCTTGTTGAATGACGAGGATTATATGCGTTTGTCGCGTATTGTGATGATTGAATCGATGCGCAGCTTTGAGCAAGCTCAGAATTTAAATGAAAAGTTTAGTCATTGTGAGGCCGCGATGATCCAATGGTTCGAAGATGCGGCGAATTCAGGGTGTCTTGGCAGTTTTGATGCGGACTTTGCCGCAGCGTACTTCTGGGGTGCACTGAAAAAGCTAGGCTATTGGGAACGTGCGATAAAATGGCAAGCTCCGCTTCCAGAAGCAGAGCTTGATATATTAGTTGAAAAGGCGGTCGCGCTATTTTGTAATGGTGTTACTCAACCCCAATAA
- a CDS encoding ABC transporter ATP-binding protein: MYRVFERFTTPFPEQEVGQPPTGLLAFCRFYTKGMELPLLFMSLSAAILAILEVTLFGFMGDLVDWLSTYTPETLFDAKRAELIRMSLITLVALPLLVFFHSAILHQSLLGNYPMAIRWQAHRYLLKQSMTFYQDEFAGRIATKVMQTALAVRESVMKLLDVLIYILVYFTAMLALVASSDIRLMIPLLVWLGCYICFQFYFVPKLKRVSSEQADARSEMTGRIVDSYTNISTVKLFSYTKREEEYAKDSMDVFIQPVYKQMRLATSLNVSIQALNYLLVFSVAALSIYLWSFNAITAGAIAITVGLALRLNGMAQWIMWEISGLFENIGTVADGMNTLSRPLDIVDQQTAPQLDFKAGKIDFCNTTFAYKRKDAARQHNVIDNLNLHIKPGEKIGVVGRSGAGKSTLVNLLLRFYDTDGGSIEIDGQNIAKVQQESLRRHIAMVTQDTSLLHRSVRDNILYGRPDASEDELIAATKEAQAYDFIQDLEDSHGNTGFDAQVGERGVKLSGGQRQRIAIARVLLKNAPILILDEATSALDSEVEQAIQESLDALMEGKTVIAIAHRLSTIAQMDRLIVMDEGRIVEEGSHQSLLALGGIYAKLWSHQTGGFIGVE, encoded by the coding sequence ATGTATCGAGTTTTTGAACGCTTTACCACCCCCTTTCCTGAACAAGAAGTGGGTCAACCACCTACCGGTTTACTCGCATTTTGTCGTTTTTATACCAAGGGGATGGAACTACCACTGTTATTTATGTCGCTAAGTGCCGCCATTCTAGCAATATTGGAGGTGACGTTATTCGGCTTTATGGGCGATTTAGTTGATTGGCTGTCGACCTATACGCCTGAGACTCTCTTTGACGCGAAACGCGCTGAATTGATCAGAATGTCATTGATCACTTTGGTTGCGTTACCACTATTGGTATTTTTTCACAGCGCCATTTTACATCAGAGTTTATTGGGTAATTACCCAATGGCTATTCGCTGGCAGGCACACCGCTACTTGCTAAAGCAGTCTATGACATTCTATCAAGACGAGTTTGCTGGACGTATCGCAACTAAAGTGATGCAAACTGCCCTAGCCGTGCGCGAATCAGTCATGAAACTACTCGATGTGCTGATTTATATTTTAGTGTACTTCACCGCGATGCTTGCACTTGTTGCAAGCAGCGATATACGTTTGATGATCCCGCTGCTTGTTTGGCTTGGCTGCTATATCTGTTTCCAATTCTATTTTGTTCCTAAATTAAAACGTGTTTCTAGTGAGCAGGCTGACGCTCGCTCAGAAATGACGGGAAGGATCGTTGATAGCTACACCAATATTTCAACCGTTAAGCTTTTCTCTTATACCAAACGAGAAGAAGAATATGCCAAAGATAGCATGGATGTGTTTATTCAACCTGTATATAAGCAAATGCGCTTAGCAACTAGCTTAAACGTTAGTATTCAAGCCTTAAATTATCTTTTGGTATTTTCCGTCGCGGCACTTTCCATCTATTTATGGTCTTTTAACGCGATAACCGCTGGTGCAATCGCAATTACAGTAGGTTTAGCCTTACGATTAAATGGTATGGCGCAGTGGATAATGTGGGAAATTAGCGGCCTATTCGAAAATATTGGTACGGTTGCAGACGGCATGAACACGCTCTCTAGACCACTTGATATTGTTGATCAACAAACAGCGCCGCAGTTAGATTTTAAAGCCGGAAAAATCGACTTTTGTAACACTACCTTCGCTTATAAGCGTAAAGATGCAGCGAGACAACATAACGTCATCGACAACCTGAACCTACATATTAAACCCGGTGAAAAAATTGGTGTGGTTGGCCGCTCAGGTGCGGGCAAGTCGACCTTAGTGAACTTACTGTTGAGATTCTACGACACTGACGGTGGTAGCATCGAAATTGATGGCCAAAATATTGCTAAGGTCCAACAGGAAAGCTTACGACGTCATATCGCCATGGTGACGCAAGATACTTCTTTGCTCCATCGCAGCGTACGCGACAATATCCTTTATGGTCGCCCTGATGCGTCAGAAGACGAGCTAATTGCTGCAACAAAAGAAGCACAGGCTTACGATTTTATCCAAGACTTAGAAGACAGTCACGGTAATACCGGCTTTGACGCACAAGTAGGTGAACGCGGTGTGAAACTATCAGGTGGCCAACGCCAACGTATCGCCATTGCCCGTGTATTACTAAAAAATGCGCCAATTTTAATTTTAGACGAAGCCACATCGGCTCTGGATTCTGAGGTTGAGCAAGCTATCCAAGAGAGCTTAGATGCACTGATGGAAGGTAAAACCGTTATTGCAATTGCCCATAGATTATCCACGATTGCACAAATGGACAGATTAATCGTAATGGATGAAGGTCGGATAGTAGAAGAAGGAAGCCATCAATCCTTGCTAGCCTTAGGTGGTATTTACGCCAAACTTTGGTCGCATCAAACCGGTGGATTTATTGGGGTTGAGTAA
- a CDS encoding DUF3010 family protein: protein MRTLGVEISGSEALLCMLTKEDDVFDIRDIRQRRFTLSNQGTELDEMRKFQFDFAKLVEDYGVDSIAIRQRPHKGKFAGSAAGFKMEAAIQLISGVDVQLLSGTEVKEQLKRNPIPVDYEDTGLKKFQEQAFINAYVYILRKTYGKEE, encoded by the coding sequence ATGAGAACACTTGGGGTTGAAATTTCAGGCAGCGAAGCTCTGCTTTGTATGCTAACGAAAGAAGATGATGTTTTTGATATCAGAGACATTCGTCAGCGCCGCTTTACGTTAAGTAACCAAGGGACAGAACTTGATGAAATGCGCAAGTTCCAATTCGACTTTGCAAAACTAGTAGAAGATTACGGCGTAGATTCTATCGCCATTCGTCAGCGCCCACACAAAGGTAAATTCGCAGGTAGTGCGGCTGGTTTTAAAATGGAAGCTGCAATCCAGTTAATTTCAGGTGTGGACGTGCAGTTACTATCTGGCACTGAAGTTAAAGAGCAATTAAAAAGAAACCCAATTCCTGTTGACTATGAAGACACTGGATTGAAAAAGTTTCAAGAGCAAGCTTTTATCAATGCCTATGTTTATATTCTTCGTAAAACATACGGCAAAGAAGAATAA
- a CDS encoding endonuclease/exonuclease/phosphatase family protein, whose amino-acid sequence MAKKRYRFATFNLLNFAAPPYSFYQLHEHYNETQWQTKTQFITGLIQHINPDVIVFQEVFSPDSLQMLCEDLGLVHFATVDAPSPDHVYPSVLFKPVVAIASKLPFKSFAPLEPCPELLEYLNNQHQFKFNRTPIKCKFDIPGFGLLACYAVHFKSQRVHSMAHMLGDSNQDDPLLTLLHETVGTMQSQISRSLEASIIYYDALKTQREKQAATLVMGDFNDALDSPALSFMTQAFPPVLASNGFDSVGLFDSFLYADNNHKEKPASHYYQGEGNVLDYILCSKEFNPNREMPRVKSLHYYSYDAHLDPKRIDEDICYSDHAAIAIEITL is encoded by the coding sequence GTGGCCAAAAAGCGTTATCGGTTTGCAACCTTTAATCTACTAAATTTTGCAGCGCCGCCTTATTCTTTTTATCAACTTCATGAGCACTATAATGAAACACAGTGGCAAACCAAAACTCAGTTCATCACGGGACTCATTCAGCATATAAACCCCGATGTCATTGTGTTTCAAGAGGTCTTCTCTCCTGATAGCTTACAGATGCTGTGCGAAGACTTGGGTCTTGTCCACTTTGCCACTGTAGATGCGCCAAGTCCTGATCACGTATACCCATCGGTACTGTTTAAACCCGTGGTCGCTATCGCATCAAAACTACCATTTAAATCCTTTGCGCCGTTAGAGCCCTGCCCCGAATTACTCGAATACCTTAATAATCAACATCAATTTAAATTCAATCGCACCCCGATAAAATGTAAGTTCGACATTCCAGGCTTCGGGTTACTCGCGTGTTATGCCGTCCACTTTAAGTCTCAACGCGTGCATTCAATGGCCCACATGTTGGGTGATTCCAATCAAGATGACCCGCTACTTACATTACTTCACGAAACCGTAGGTACGATGCAGTCGCAGATCTCACGTTCACTCGAAGCTTCCATCATTTATTACGATGCATTAAAGACACAAAGGGAGAAACAAGCTGCAACATTGGTGATGGGCGATTTCAATGATGCATTAGACAGCCCCGCACTATCTTTTATGACGCAAGCCTTTCCACCCGTCCTTGCTAGTAATGGCTTTGATAGTGTCGGGTTGTTCGACAGTTTTCTTTACGCCGACAACAACCACAAAGAAAAACCAGCCAGTCATTACTATCAAGGTGAAGGTAATGTACTTGATTACATCCTTTGTTCAAAAGAATTCAATCCCAACCGAGAAATGCCTAGGGTGAAGTCGTTACATTACTACAGTTACGATGCTCACCTAGATCCGAAGCGTATTGACGAAGATATTTGCTATTCTGACCATGCAGCGATAGCAATAGAAATAACACTGTGA